In the Pseudolabrys taiwanensis genome, one interval contains:
- a CDS encoding sulfate/molybdate ABC transporter ATP-binding protein, whose translation MDIRVVDVRKDFDRYPALRGVSLDIRSGELIALLGPSGSGKTTLLRLIAGLEHPTSGMVFFGDEDASQKSVQERNVGFVFQSYALFKHLTVADNIAFGLKVRPRDKRPPGAAIRKRASELLDLVQLSGLEKRFPAQLSGGQRQRVALARALAIEPRVLLLDEPFGALDAKVRRELRQWLRELHDKTGHTTVFVTHDQEEALELADRVVVMSQGLIEQVGTPDEIYDSPNSPFVFSFIGEASELPVSVAGGQILFEGHPVGLSPARAGDGAARLFLRPNSVDLAGDRPDALRGTVASVRRSGGWRRINLLVGEAKHLVEIEVPADACHDLPDKIAFLPRYWQLFPAS comes from the coding sequence ATGGACATTCGTGTCGTCGATGTTCGGAAGGATTTCGACCGCTATCCCGCGCTGCGCGGGGTTTCGCTCGACATCCGCTCCGGTGAATTGATTGCGCTGCTCGGTCCGTCCGGTTCGGGCAAGACGACCTTGCTGCGTCTGATCGCCGGGCTCGAGCACCCGACTTCCGGCATGGTCTTCTTCGGCGACGAGGACGCGTCGCAGAAGAGCGTTCAGGAGCGCAATGTAGGCTTCGTGTTCCAGAGCTACGCCCTGTTTAAGCACCTGACGGTCGCCGACAACATTGCCTTCGGCCTCAAAGTGCGGCCGCGCGACAAGCGTCCCCCCGGCGCCGCGATCCGCAAGCGGGCGAGCGAGTTGCTCGACCTCGTGCAGTTGTCGGGTCTCGAGAAGCGGTTTCCGGCGCAGCTGTCCGGCGGTCAGCGTCAGCGCGTGGCGCTGGCGCGCGCCTTGGCGATCGAGCCGCGCGTGTTGCTGCTCGACGAGCCCTTCGGTGCGCTCGACGCCAAGGTGCGGCGCGAACTGCGGCAGTGGCTGCGCGAACTGCACGACAAGACCGGCCACACCACGGTGTTCGTCACCCACGACCAGGAAGAGGCCTTGGAGTTGGCCGATCGTGTCGTCGTGATGAGCCAGGGGCTGATCGAGCAGGTCGGCACGCCGGACGAAATTTACGACAGCCCGAATTCGCCGTTCGTCTTCTCCTTCATCGGCGAGGCGAGCGAACTGCCGGTGTCGGTGGCGGGCGGCCAGATTCTGTTCGAAGGACATCCGGTCGGCCTTTCGCCGGCCCGTGCGGGAGATGGCGCGGCGCGTCTCTTCCTGCGACCGAACAGCGTCGATCTCGCCGGCGATCGGCCCGACGCGCTTCGGGGCACCGTTGCTTCGGTGCGCCGCAGTGGCGGCTGGCGGCGGATCAATCTGCTGGTCGGCGAGGCCAAGCACCTGGTCGAAATCGAGGTGCCTGCGGACGCCTGCCACGATCTGCCGGACAAGATCGCCTTCCTGCCACGCTATTGGCAGCTCTTTCCAGCCTCTTAG
- the cysW gene encoding sulfate ABC transporter permease subunit CysW, whose amino-acid sequence MPADSQRKSVPPPATGEPFAFRTTLIVVALAFFAIFLLMPLAVVFAEALRGGIAGYMKAIGNPDTLAAIGLTLLVAVIAVPANMIFGVCAAWAIAKFEFKGKSFVVTLIDLPFSVSPVIAGLVYVLLFGAKGYLGPWLDDWGIEIIFAVPGIVLATIFVTFPFVARELIPLMQEQGTGDEEAALSLGATGLKTFMFVTFPNVRWALLYGVLLCNARAMGEFGAVAVVSGKIRGLTNTMPLQVEILYNEYAFTAAFAVASLLALLALVTLAVKTALEWRYGDQIAGSNGH is encoded by the coding sequence ATGCCGGCTGACTCTCAACGCAAGTCCGTGCCGCCGCCGGCCACGGGCGAGCCTTTCGCATTTCGCACGACGCTGATCGTGGTCGCGCTGGCGTTCTTCGCCATCTTTCTTTTGATGCCGCTGGCCGTCGTGTTCGCCGAAGCGCTGCGTGGCGGCATTGCGGGATATATGAAGGCGATCGGCAATCCCGACACGCTGGCGGCTATCGGCCTGACATTGCTGGTCGCGGTCATCGCCGTGCCGGCGAACATGATCTTCGGCGTCTGCGCCGCGTGGGCCATCGCAAAATTCGAGTTCAAGGGAAAGAGCTTCGTCGTTACGCTGATCGATCTGCCGTTCTCCGTGTCGCCGGTGATCGCGGGTCTCGTTTACGTGCTGCTGTTCGGCGCGAAGGGCTATCTCGGGCCGTGGCTGGACGACTGGGGCATCGAGATCATTTTCGCCGTTCCTGGCATCGTGCTGGCGACGATCTTCGTCACGTTTCCGTTCGTGGCGCGCGAGCTCATACCGTTGATGCAGGAGCAGGGGACCGGGGACGAGGAAGCCGCGCTGTCGCTCGGCGCGACCGGCTTGAAGACCTTCATGTTCGTGACGTTCCCCAACGTCCGGTGGGCGCTTTTGTACGGCGTTCTCCTCTGCAACGCACGCGCCATGGGCGAGTTCGGCGCCGTCGCCGTGGTGTCCGGCAAGATCCGCGGCCTCACCAATACGATGCCGCTACAGGTCGAAATCCTTTACAATGAGTACGCGTTCACGGCGGCCTTCGCCGTCGCTTCGCTCCTCGCGCTGCTCGCGCTCGTCACATTGGCGGTGAAGACCGCCCTCGAATGGCGCTACGGCGATCAGATCGCCGGCAGCAACGGTCACTAA
- the cysT gene encoding sulfate ABC transporter permease subunit CysT yields MADRTAFRWKRPSVIPGFGVTFGFSMAYLSLIVLIPLAALLIRSASLGWADYWKLAFDPRTLAALRISFGSSFIAALVNGVFGLILAWVLVRYRFPGKRLIDSMIDLPFALPTAVAGIALSTLYAPKGWIGSLFAPFGIKIAYTPSGIVVALIFIGLPFVVRTVQPVLADLDRELEEAAATLGANRWQTILRVVLPPLIPAILTGFALALARAIGEYGSVIFIAGNIPFVSEIAPLLIVIRLEEFSYSAATAIASLMLAISFAMLLAINLIQVWSRRRFGYAG; encoded by the coding sequence ATGGCGGACCGGACGGCATTCAGATGGAAGCGGCCAAGCGTCATCCCGGGGTTCGGGGTGACGTTTGGCTTCTCTATGGCCTATTTGAGCTTGATCGTGCTCATTCCGCTTGCGGCGTTGCTCATCCGTAGCGCGTCGCTCGGCTGGGCGGACTACTGGAAGCTGGCGTTCGACCCGCGCACACTTGCGGCGCTGCGGATCAGTTTCGGCAGTTCGTTCATCGCCGCGCTTGTGAACGGCGTATTCGGATTGATTCTGGCCTGGGTGCTGGTGCGCTATCGGTTTCCCGGGAAGCGGCTGATCGATTCGATGATCGATCTGCCTTTCGCTTTGCCGACCGCGGTCGCGGGTATCGCGCTCAGCACATTGTATGCTCCGAAGGGGTGGATCGGGTCGTTGTTCGCGCCGTTCGGCATCAAGATCGCCTACACGCCATCCGGCATCGTGGTGGCGTTGATCTTCATCGGCCTGCCTTTCGTGGTGCGTACCGTGCAGCCCGTGCTCGCGGACCTCGATCGGGAATTGGAGGAGGCGGCCGCCACGCTCGGCGCCAACCGCTGGCAGACGATTCTACGCGTGGTGCTGCCGCCGCTCATCCCGGCGATCCTGACCGGCTTCGCCTTGGCGCTGGCGCGGGCCATCGGTGAGTACGGGTCGGTCATCTTCATCGCCGGCAACATCCCCTTCGTCTCCGAGATTGCGCCGCTCCTGATCGTCATCCGCCTCGAGGAGTTCAGCTACTCGGCGGCGACGGCCATCGCATCGCTGATGCTGGCCATCTCTTTCGCGATGCTGCTCGCCATCAATCTCATCCAGGTCTGGAGCCGGCGGAGGTTCGGTTATGCCGGCTGA
- a CDS encoding sulfate ABC transporter substrate-binding protein, giving the protein MRLQLRALTGLATIALTIAAAAPVFAQNRLLNVSYDPTRELYRAYNDAFTKYWKEKTGKTIAIQQSHGGSGAQARAVIDGLEADVVTLALEADIDAIAQNSGKIPADWRGRLPHNSSPYTSTIVFLVRKGNPKGIKDWDDLVKDGVEVITPNPKTSGGARWNVLAAWAWALHKYNGDEGKVRDYVAALFKHVPVLDTGARGSTTTFVQRKIGDVLLAWENEAFLALDELGVGEFDIVVPSISIKAEPPVALVDKNAEKHRTTEVARAYLEYLYSDVGQQIAAKNYYRPSKPEAVSPEAIKRFPSLKLATIDDLGGWKIVQPKFFGDGGIFDQLYKPK; this is encoded by the coding sequence ATGCGCTTGCAACTTCGCGCTCTAACGGGCCTTGCAACTATTGCTTTAACGATCGCAGCGGCGGCACCGGTCTTCGCGCAGAATCGCCTGCTCAATGTTTCCTACGATCCGACGCGCGAGCTCTATCGCGCCTACAACGATGCCTTCACCAAGTACTGGAAGGAGAAGACGGGCAAGACCATCGCCATCCAGCAATCGCATGGCGGCTCGGGCGCGCAAGCGCGCGCAGTGATCGATGGGCTCGAAGCCGATGTCGTGACGCTGGCGCTCGAAGCCGACATCGATGCGATCGCGCAGAACTCTGGCAAGATCCCGGCGGATTGGCGCGGCCGCCTGCCGCACAACAGCTCGCCTTACACCTCGACCATCGTTTTCCTTGTCCGCAAGGGCAATCCGAAGGGCATCAAGGACTGGGACGATCTGGTGAAGGACGGTGTCGAGGTGATCACGCCAAATCCGAAAACCTCGGGCGGCGCCCGCTGGAACGTCCTTGCCGCATGGGCGTGGGCGCTCCATAAGTACAACGGTGACGAAGGCAAGGTCCGCGACTATGTCGCCGCGCTGTTCAAGCACGTTCCGGTGCTCGATACCGGCGCGCGCGGCTCCACCACGACCTTCGTCCAGCGCAAGATCGGCGATGTGCTGCTTGCCTGGGAGAACGAAGCCTTCCTCGCGCTCGACGAATTGGGCGTCGGTGAGTTCGACATCGTGGTTCCGAGCATCTCGATCAAGGCCGAGCCGCCCGTGGCGTTGGTCGACAAGAATGCCGAGAAGCATCGCACCACGGAGGTGGCCCGTGCTTATCTCGAATATCTGTATAGCGACGTCGGCCAGCAGATCGCGGCCAAGAACTACTACCGGCCGTCCAAGCCGGAGGCCGTTTCCCCGGAGGCCATCAAACGGTTCCCAAGCCTGAAACTAGCGACCATCGACGACCTCGGCGGCTGGAAGATAGTGCAGCCGAAATTTTTCGGCGATGGTGGTATCTTCGACCAACTCTACAAGCCGAAGTAA
- a CDS encoding DUF488 family protein translates to MAARSTPQLFTIGYEQAKPAAVLDELKHAKVDMLVDVRAVAASRRPGFSKRQLAATVDDAGIAYVHLQKLGTPAEGRQAARAGDRATLTRIYEKHIKKAEPQAELAELIGLIKSGKRIALLCYCRDPATCHRSRIVAHVKDRMRVKVEDLIPPLF, encoded by the coding sequence ATGGCCGCACGGTCCACCCCGCAGCTGTTCACGATCGGCTACGAACAAGCAAAGCCGGCTGCCGTTCTTGACGAGCTGAAGCATGCGAAGGTCGACATGCTGGTCGATGTCCGTGCGGTCGCCGCCTCACGTCGTCCCGGCTTCTCGAAACGACAGCTTGCCGCGACGGTGGACGACGCCGGCATCGCCTACGTGCATCTGCAAAAACTCGGTACGCCGGCGGAAGGCCGGCAAGCCGCGCGCGCCGGCGATCGCGCGACGCTTACGCGCATCTACGAGAAGCACATCAAGAAGGCGGAGCCGCAAGCCGAACTGGCAGAGCTCATCGGGCTGATCAAATCCGGCAAACGCATCGCGCTCTTGTGCTATTGCCGCGATCCGGCGACCTGCCACCGCAGCCGCATCGTCGCCCACGTGAAGGATCGCATGCGCGTCAAAGTCGAGGACCTGATTCCACCGCTCTTCTAA
- a CDS encoding 2-hydroxymuconic semialdehyde dehydrogenase — MLDVARKPGQPEQAPKVKDVLNFIDGHYLPARGGRTFDKRTPVDGALIAKVAEAAEADVDAAVKAARAALDGPWGKITPAERGDLLYAVANEINKRFDQFLEAEVADTGKPVSLASHLDIPRGAANFKVFADTVKNVSTEFFEMATPDGAGAINYAVRRPVGVVGVICPWNLPLLLMTWKVAPAMACGNTVVVKPSEETPQTATLLGDVMNAVGIPKGVYNVVHGFGPNSAGEFLTRHPGVNALTFTGETRTGAVIMKAAADGARPVSLEMGGKNPAIVFADCDFDAAIEGTMRSCFANAGQVCLGTERVYVERPIFEKFVAALKDKAEKLKLGVPEDKATTMGPLISLEHRNKVLSYYAKAVAEGATVVSGGGIPKMPDALKDGAWVQPTIWTGLADSAATVTEEIFGPCCHIAPFDTEDEVVKRANALDYGLAAAVWTTNLARAHRVSSRIEAGIVWVNSWFLRDLRTPFGGMKQSGIGREGGVHSLEFYTELKNVCIKL; from the coding sequence ATGCTGGACGTCGCGCGTAAACCAGGGCAGCCCGAGCAGGCGCCCAAGGTCAAGGACGTCCTGAATTTCATCGACGGCCATTACCTGCCCGCGCGGGGTGGCCGCACCTTCGACAAACGCACGCCGGTCGATGGCGCGTTGATCGCCAAGGTCGCGGAAGCCGCGGAAGCGGACGTGGATGCCGCCGTGAAAGCCGCGCGCGCAGCGCTCGATGGGCCGTGGGGGAAGATCACCCCGGCCGAGCGCGGCGACCTGCTGTATGCCGTGGCCAACGAGATCAACAAACGTTTCGACCAGTTTCTGGAGGCTGAGGTCGCGGACACCGGCAAGCCGGTCAGTCTCGCCAGCCATCTCGATATTCCGCGCGGCGCGGCCAACTTCAAGGTCTTCGCCGACACGGTGAAGAACGTCTCGACCGAGTTCTTCGAGATGGCGACGCCGGACGGCGCCGGCGCCATCAACTACGCGGTGCGCCGCCCGGTCGGCGTCGTCGGCGTGATCTGCCCGTGGAATCTGCCGCTGCTGCTGATGACCTGGAAGGTTGCACCGGCGATGGCGTGCGGCAATACGGTTGTCGTCAAGCCGTCGGAAGAAACGCCGCAGACCGCCACGCTGCTCGGCGACGTCATGAATGCGGTCGGCATTCCGAAGGGCGTCTACAACGTGGTGCACGGCTTCGGACCGAACTCGGCCGGCGAATTCCTCACCCGGCATCCGGGCGTCAACGCCCTCACCTTCACCGGCGAGACACGCACCGGCGCCGTCATCATGAAGGCCGCGGCCGACGGCGCGCGGCCGGTCTCGCTCGAGATGGGCGGCAAGAACCCCGCGATCGTGTTCGCCGACTGCGATTTCGACGCCGCCATCGAGGGCACCATGCGCTCCTGTTTCGCCAACGCGGGACAGGTGTGCCTCGGCACCGAGCGCGTCTATGTCGAGCGGCCGATCTTTGAGAAGTTCGTCGCCGCGCTGAAGGACAAGGCCGAGAAGCTCAAGCTCGGCGTGCCCGAGGACAAGGCAACGACGATGGGGCCGCTCATCAGTCTCGAGCACCGCAACAAGGTGCTGTCGTATTACGCCAAGGCGGTGGCCGAGGGCGCGACCGTCGTGAGCGGCGGCGGGATACCGAAAATGCCGGATGCGCTCAAGGATGGCGCCTGGGTACAGCCGACGATTTGGACCGGCCTTGCCGACAGCGCCGCCACCGTGACCGAGGAGATCTTCGGCCCCTGCTGCCACATCGCGCCGTTCGACACGGAAGACGAGGTCGTCAAACGCGCCAACGCGCTCGATTACGGGCTCGCCGCCGCGGTCTGGACCACCAACCTTGCGCGCGCGCACCGCGTCTCCAGCCGCATCGAGGCCGGCATCGTCTGGGTGAATAGCTGGTTCCTGCGCGATCTGCGCACGCCCTTCGGCGGCATGAAGCAGTCCGGCATCGGCCGCGAGGGCGGCGTGCATTCGCTGGAATTCTACACCGAGCTCAAGAACGTCTGCATCAAGCTATAG
- a CDS encoding gallate dioxygenase codes for MARIIGAIAASHTPTIGFAYDRNKQNDPVWKPIFEAFKPVQQWLADKKPDVLFVIYNDHVTSFFFDHYSAFALGIGESYVVADEGGGARDLPPVAGHAGLSHHIGASLTADEFDMSFFQGKPLDHGCFSPLSMMWPHAPTWPGAIVPLQVGVLQFPIPSAARCYKLGQALRRAIESYPEDLKVALVATGGLSHQVHGERAGFNNTAWDERFLDMIEKDPVALTRMTLADYARLGGMEGAEVVMWLIMRGALSSAVKCLHRSYYLPSMTGIATAIYENEAIEPPADIQAEHRRHMGHQLAGVETLAGTLPFTFARSVKAFRINSFLHDLIKPDHRAEFLAAPEKAFQQAGLSDEECTLIRNRDWRGMIHYGVSFFMLEKLGAVVGVSNLHIYAAMRGQTLEDFQKTRNAPGALYSVAGTDAPKLAWDKEPAGAK; via the coding sequence ATGGCCAGGATCATCGGTGCGATCGCTGCGTCCCACACGCCGACCATTGGCTTTGCCTACGACCGCAACAAGCAGAACGACCCGGTCTGGAAGCCGATCTTCGAGGCCTTCAAGCCGGTGCAGCAATGGCTCGCCGACAAGAAGCCCGACGTGCTGTTCGTCATCTACAACGATCACGTCACCTCGTTCTTCTTCGACCACTATTCAGCCTTCGCGCTCGGTATCGGCGAGAGCTACGTCGTTGCCGACGAAGGCGGCGGCGCCCGCGATCTGCCGCCGGTCGCCGGCCATGCCGGCCTGTCGCATCACATCGGCGCGTCCCTCACCGCCGACGAGTTCGACATGTCGTTCTTCCAAGGCAAGCCGCTCGACCACGGCTGCTTCTCGCCGCTGTCGATGATGTGGCCGCATGCTCCCACTTGGCCCGGTGCGATCGTGCCGTTGCAGGTCGGCGTGCTGCAGTTTCCGATCCCGTCGGCGGCGCGCTGTTACAAGCTGGGCCAAGCGCTGCGCCGGGCGATCGAGAGCTACCCGGAGGACCTCAAGGTGGCGCTGGTCGCGACCGGCGGGCTGTCGCATCAGGTGCACGGCGAGCGCGCCGGCTTCAACAACACCGCCTGGGACGAGCGTTTCCTCGACATGATCGAGAAAGACCCGGTCGCCCTCACCCGCATGACGCTGGCCGATTACGCGCGGCTCGGTGGCATGGAAGGCGCCGAGGTCGTCATGTGGCTGATCATGCGCGGCGCGCTGTCTTCCGCCGTCAAATGCTTGCATCGCAGCTACTATCTGCCGTCGATGACCGGCATCGCCACCGCCATTTACGAGAACGAAGCGATCGAGCCGCCGGCCGATATCCAAGCCGAGCATCGCCGCCATATGGGTCACCAACTGGCGGGCGTCGAAACGCTTGCCGGCACCCTACCGTTCACCTTCGCCCGCAGCGTCAAGGCATTCCGCATCAACAGCTTCCTGCATGACCTGATCAAGCCGGACCACCGCGCCGAGTTCCTCGCGGCGCCGGAGAAGGCGTTCCAGCAGGCGGGATTGAGCGACGAAGAATGCACGCTGATCCGCAACCGTGACTGGCGCGGCATGATCCATTACGGCGTCAGCTTTTTCATGCTGGAGAAGCTGGGCGCGGTCGTCGGCGTGTCCAACCTGCACATCTACGCGGCGATGCGCGGCCAGACACTGGAGGACTTCCAGAAGACGCGGAACGCGCCGGGCGCGCTCTATTCGGTTGCCGGTACGGATGCGCCGAAGCTGGCATGGGACAAGGAACCGGCAGGCGCGAAGTAA
- a CDS encoding MFS transporter, with translation MNPTAIDARDDSARRRAIAFLNWAHAVDHFVLLIYPTVVIGLTAVYGRSYSELIALSSAAFIAFGVFSLPAGWLADRWSRRNMMAAFYIGGGISLLVVGLAPNLIVLAIGMFALGMFAAIYHPVGMAMLIEASQARGRTLAFNGVCGNLGVSLAAGISAFLASWINWRAAFIVPGALVMASGFAYVWLTPDDRHHAKKRKSVATVPLTPRTAMILFGLFLAISITAGVTFNMLTIALPKIVDERLATHVPLVLAGSIATLVLICGGIAQLFIGRLVERFAPHTLFVAVTGLGFLGNLGAAYFDGVSLMAALAVSIAAIYAQVTINDMVLARYTADAWRGRVYAVRYFTLFISAGCAIAMISLLHDRGGFGLVLAANAVIAFAMFVATVGLTLLIGQVEARHAQLQAAE, from the coding sequence ATGAACCCGACCGCCATCGACGCGCGGGACGACAGCGCCCGACGCCGCGCCATCGCCTTCCTGAATTGGGCGCACGCCGTCGATCACTTCGTGCTGCTCATTTACCCGACGGTGGTGATCGGGCTGACGGCGGTTTACGGCCGCTCGTATAGCGAGCTCATCGCGCTCTCGAGTGCGGCCTTCATCGCGTTCGGCGTGTTCTCCTTGCCGGCCGGCTGGCTGGCGGACCGCTGGAGCCGCCGCAACATGATGGCGGCCTTCTACATCGGCGGCGGCATCAGTCTGTTGGTGGTGGGGCTGGCGCCAAACCTGATCGTGCTGGCGATCGGCATGTTCGCGCTCGGCATGTTCGCGGCCATCTATCATCCGGTCGGGATGGCCATGCTGATCGAGGCCTCGCAGGCGCGCGGCCGCACCCTCGCTTTTAACGGCGTGTGTGGCAATCTCGGTGTGTCGCTCGCCGCCGGCATCAGCGCCTTCTTGGCGAGCTGGATCAATTGGCGCGCGGCCTTCATCGTGCCGGGTGCGCTCGTCATGGCGAGCGGTTTTGCCTATGTCTGGCTCACGCCCGATGACCGGCACCACGCGAAGAAGCGCAAGTCGGTCGCGACGGTGCCGTTGACGCCGCGCACGGCGATGATCCTGTTCGGCCTGTTCCTGGCTATTTCCATAACCGCCGGCGTCACCTTCAACATGCTGACGATCGCGCTGCCGAAAATTGTTGACGAGCGGCTGGCGACGCATGTGCCGCTCGTGCTTGCCGGAAGCATCGCCACCTTGGTGCTGATCTGCGGCGGCATCGCGCAGCTCTTCATCGGCCGGCTGGTGGAGCGCTTCGCGCCGCACACGTTGTTCGTGGCCGTCACCGGGCTCGGCTTCCTCGGCAATCTCGGCGCGGCCTATTTCGACGGCGTATCGCTGATGGCGGCGCTGGCGGTGTCGATTGCCGCCATCTACGCCCAAGTGACGATCAACGACATGGTGCTGGCGCGCTACACGGCGGATGCCTGGCGCGGCCGGGTCTACGCCGTGCGTTACTTCACGTTGTTCATCAGCGCCGGCTGCGCGATCGCGATGATCTCGCTCTTGCATGACCGCGGAGGCTTCGGCCTTGTGCTCGCTGCCAATGCTGTCATCGCATTCGCGATGTTCGTCGCCACGGTCGGGCTCACGCTCCTGATCGGACAGGTTGAAGCGCGTCACGCGCAACTCCAGGCGGCGGAGTAG
- a CDS encoding AraC family transcriptional regulator yields MTATSPYRPNLDDAPRPVAVLPSARPAGDRIPLHHHRRGQLTYATSGIMRVETPEAAWILPPARALWLPPQWPHTVVMRSRVEMRTVYIDSPYCAALPASPSLAEISGLLRELILALLEEPADYDENGRGGIIARLILTELGRLGEGRLAVPMPSDPRALRVARALLDDSSIDLDLDRWADACGASRRTLARVFRKETGLGFAEWRARLRAIDGLARLSEGASVAETARSVGYASPSAFSAMIHRTLGEPPRRLAK; encoded by the coding sequence ATGACCGCGACCTCGCCATACCGTCCGAACCTGGACGACGCCCCCCGCCCGGTTGCCGTCCTGCCGAGCGCGCGGCCGGCGGGCGATCGCATTCCCCTGCACCATCACCGGCGCGGCCAGCTCACCTACGCCACGAGCGGCATCATGCGGGTGGAAACGCCGGAAGCGGCCTGGATCCTGCCGCCGGCCCGCGCCCTGTGGCTGCCGCCGCAATGGCCGCATACGGTCGTCATGCGCAGCCGCGTCGAGATGCGCACGGTCTATATCGACTCCCCGTATTGCGCGGCTCTGCCGGCGAGCCCATCGCTCGCGGAAATCTCGGGCCTGCTGCGCGAACTGATCCTGGCCCTCTTGGAGGAGCCGGCCGACTATGACGAGAACGGCCGCGGCGGCATCATCGCCCGCCTCATCCTGACCGAGCTCGGCCGCCTGGGCGAAGGCCGGCTCGCTGTGCCCATGCCGAGCGATCCCCGGGCGCTGCGCGTTGCCCGCGCCCTCCTCGACGATTCCAGCATCGATCTGGATCTTGATCGCTGGGCGGACGCATGTGGCGCCAGCCGTCGCACGCTGGCGCGGGTCTTCCGCAAGGAGACCGGCCTTGGCTTTGCCGAATGGCGGGCGCGGCTGCGGGCCATCGATGGCCTGGCCCGCCTGTCGGAAGGCGCCTCGGTCGCCGAGACGGCGCGCTCGGTCGGCTACGCCAGCCCCAGCGCCTTCTCGGCGATGATCCACCGCACGCTCGGCGAGCCACCCCGGCGCCTTGCCAAATAA
- the bcsS gene encoding cellulose biosynthesis protein BcsS, whose amino-acid sequence MCVRRVCAATSVAVAFIVCLGLGISGNALAGDDPDEPTVILFSGRDLWRNGVFAYGGFLTAPGGFEQDGLMLKMLLSGGAYRYTAQDLNTDVIGAEAVIQVLPGWRIKRGDIEAKFFFGLDIERHKLWPDDPGNRLRGTDIGARFAVELWYEPTPATMLAGDLSLSTIATNNSARIAYGWRVPEDVIGIGDFYVGPEAQYFASDGYRHWRLGAHVTGLKADGYEWSAAAGWASDSTSYASPYLRLGMSVRQ is encoded by the coding sequence ATGTGCGTCAGGCGCGTATGCGCGGCGACGTCCGTCGCCGTGGCCTTCATTGTCTGTCTTGGATTAGGAATTTCGGGCAACGCCCTCGCCGGCGATGACCCGGACGAACCGACCGTTATTCTCTTTTCCGGCCGCGACCTCTGGCGCAATGGCGTCTTCGCCTATGGCGGCTTTCTGACCGCGCCCGGCGGCTTCGAACAAGACGGCCTCATGTTGAAGATGCTGCTGTCCGGCGGCGCCTATCGATACACCGCCCAGGATTTGAATACGGACGTAATCGGCGCCGAAGCCGTCATCCAAGTGCTGCCGGGCTGGCGCATCAAGCGCGGCGACATAGAGGCTAAGTTTTTCTTCGGTCTCGATATCGAACGGCACAAACTCTGGCCGGACGATCCAGGCAACCGCCTACGCGGCACCGATATCGGCGCGCGGTTCGCGGTCGAGCTCTGGTACGAACCGACGCCGGCCACCATGCTGGCCGGCGATCTGTCACTCTCCACCATCGCCACCAACAACTCGGCGCGCATCGCTTACGGCTGGCGCGTGCCGGAAGATGTTATCGGCATTGGCGACTTCTATGTCGGCCCGGAAGCACAGTACTTTGCGTCCGACGGTTATCGCCATTGGCGGCTCGGCGCCCACGTGACGGGCCTGAAGGCCGACGGCTACGAATGGTCGGCGGCAGCGGGCTGGGCCAGCGACTCCACAAGCTATGCAAGTCCCTACCTGCGCCTCGGCATGTCGGTACGCCAATGA